One region of Vigna angularis cultivar LongXiaoDou No.4 chromosome 10, ASM1680809v1, whole genome shotgun sequence genomic DNA includes:
- the LOC108319918 gene encoding immune-associated nucleotide-binding protein 9 isoform X3, which produces MGSIDDLELTSSSSNEVRTVVLVGRTGDGKSATGNTILGRKVFNSRASSSGVSITCELGTAELDNGQRVNVIDTPGLFDLSSGSDYVRKEIVKCIDLAKDGIHAVILVFSVRTRFTEEQETALRTLQSLFGSKIVDYMIVVFTGGDDLEESKESLGDYLGLEPPKALEKRAMELHKEQRKVDSLKEEYSKDAISEFEKQMQQTCDDQLKRITEMVESKLSEATMKLKQQLDEEQAARLKAEEKAMLAQTRSDEEISRLRENHEKAHEELHKKAEGRCAKLACAIL; this is translated from the exons ATGGGTTCTATTGATGATTTGGAGCTCActtcttcctcatctaatgAGGTTCGGACAGTAGTTTTAGTTGGGCGAACTGGTGATGGCAAGAGTGCAACGGGTAATACCATTCTCGGAAGGAAGGTCTTCAATTCAAGGGCAAGCTCTTCTGGTGTATCCATCACATGTGAATTGGGGACAGCAGAACTAGATAACGGGCAGCGTGTTAATGTTATTGACACCCCAG GATTATTTGATTTGTCTTCTGGATCTGATTATGTTCGAAAGGAAATTGTCAAATGCATTGATTTGGCTAAGGATGGGATACATGCTGTCATTTTGGTGTTCTCGGTTAGAACACGCTTTACTGAGGAACAAGAAACTGCTCTAAGGACCTTGCAGTCATTATTTGGAAGCAAAATTGTAGATTACATGATTGTGGTCTTCACCGGAGGAGATGACTTGGAAGAAAGCAAAGAGAGCTTGGGGGATTATTTAGGTCTCGAACCTCCAAAGGCTTTAGAG AAGCGAGCAATGGAGCTGCATAAGGAACAAAGAAAGGTTGATTCTTTAAAAGAAGAATATTCTAAAGATGCAATATCAGAGTTTGAAAAGCAAATGCAGCAAACATGTGATGATCAATTAAAGCGAATTACAGAGATG GTTGAATCAAAATTGAGTGAGGCAACTATGAAGCTTAAGCAACAGTTAGATGAAGAGCAAGCTGCAAGACTTAAGGCTGAGGAGAAGGCAATGTTAGCTCAAACAAGATCAGATGAAGAAATAAGTAGACTAAGAGAAAATCATGAGAAGGCCCACGAGGAACTTCACAAGAAAGCTGAAGGTCGTTGTGCCAAGCTAGCTTGTGCCATTCTTTGA
- the LOC108319926 gene encoding protein SHORT HYPOCOTYL IN WHITE LIGHT 1: MSFSAVTVKSGGVPLFGSLTLNSDLPAYPIILCTHHASFPSQRVSNFSLFKSRRTLVHDPRKWMHSRSDDEDDENDEDRSLDLLVRFVQNVFKKVSKRTRKAVRSVLPFPISTHLVGFSVNGTLLLTFLWILKAFLQVLCTLGSVVFVSILLIRGIWSGVSFLQENRLQKMDQLHMRNAWNNGAQPVT, translated from the exons ATGTCATTCTCTGCAGTGACGGTTAAATCTGGTGGTGTCCCATTATTTGGTTCTCTTACCCTTAATTCTGACCTTCCTGCATACCCGATCATCCTCTGCACTCACCACGCTTCATTTCCTAGTCAACGcgtctccaacttctctctattTAAG AGTCGCAGGACTTTGGTCCATGATCCTCGCAAGTGGATGCATTCAAGGAGCGACGACGAGGACGACGAAAACGATGAGGATCGGAGTCTGGATCTACTGGTGAGGTTCGTTCAGAATGTCTTCAAGAAGGTGTCAAAGAGAACAAGGAAAGCAGTTCGATCCGTTCTCCCTTTCCCCATCTCCACCCATTTG GTCGGGTTTTCTGTGAATGGGACGCTGTTGCTGACCTTCCTGTGGATTTTGAAGGCGTTTCTTCAG GTGTTATGCACGCTTGGAAGTGTAGTGTTTGTAAGCATCTTATTAATCCGTGGGATATGGTCTGGTGTTAGCTTTTTGCAAGAAAACCGACTCCAAAAAATGGATCAACTACATATGCGCAATGCTTGGAATAATGGTGCACAGCCCGTGACTTGA
- the LOC108319970 gene encoding magnesium transporter MRS2-3, which translates to MRGGEERQTATGIRKKGSGVRQWLMLDGKGETEVVEAGKHAIMRRTGLPARDLRILDPLLSYPSTLLGRERAIVINLEHIKAIITAHEVLLLNSRDPSVTPFVQELQARILRHHQAFSSKHHDHHTDSDPDHDHDPDAIKILPFEFVALEACLEAACSVLENEAKTLEQEAHPALDKLTSKISTLNLERVRQIKSRLVAITGRVQKVRDELEHLLDDDDDMAEMYLTDKLAEQQMEESSSASSINDHDEQDIDDRTATEISFEAGEPPVGFEDQHNAYNVLGRDSHGTRGSTYSAVTKQLDVEELEMLLEAYFVQIDGTLNKLSTLREYVDDTEDYINIMLDDKQNHLLQMGVMLTTATLVVSAFVVVAGVFGMNIHIELFDPDKAGMTEFLWTVGGSTAGTIFLYVVAIAWCKQKRLLE; encoded by the exons ATGAGGGGCGGAGAGGAGAGACAAACGGCGACCGGGATTCGGAAGAAGGGAAGCGGAGTGAGGCAATGGCTGATGCTCGACGGGAAAGGGGAGACGGAGGTGGTGGAGGCCGGGAAGCACGCCATCATGAGGCGCACCGGCCTCCCCGCCCGTGACCTCCGCATATTGGACCCTCTCCTCTCCTACCCTTCCACCCTTCTTGGCCGTGAGAGGGCCATCGTCATCAACTTGGAGCACATCAAGGCCATCATCACCGCCCACGAGGTCCTCCTCCTCAACTCACGTGACCCCTCCGTCACCCCCTTCGTCCAAGAGCTCCAGGCCAGGATCCTCCGCCACCACCAGGCCTTCTCTTCCAAACATCACGACCACCACACCGACTCCGACCCCGACCACGACCACGACCCCGATGCCATCAAGATTCTCCCTTTCGAATTCGTGGCCCTGGAGGCCTGCCTTGAAGCCGCCTGTAGCGTATTGGAGAACGAG GCAAAGACGTTGGAGCAGGAGGCTCATCCCGCCTTGGACAAGCTCACATCCAAGATCAGTACTCTCAATTTGGAACGCGTTCGTCAAATTAAGAGCCGATTGGTCGCCATCACTGGCCGTGTTCAGAAG GTGAGGGATGAATTGGAGCACTTGCTGGACGACGACGATGATATGGCTGAGATGTATCTGACGGATAAGTTAGCCGAGCAGCAGATGGAAGAGAGCTCTTCCGCATCCTCCATAAATGACCACGACGAGCAGGATATAGATGACAG GACCGCTACAGAAATATCCTTTGAGGCTGGAGAACCCCCTGTGGGCTTTGAGGATCAACACAATGCCTACAATGTTCTTGGTAGGGACAGCCATGGAACCCGTGGTAGCACTTACAGTGCCGTCACCAAGCAGCTTGATGTCGAGGAGCTTGAAATGCTTTTGGAGGCTTACTTTGTGCAGATCGATGGCACCCTGAACAAGCTCTCAACG CTGAGGGAATATGTTGATGACACGGAGGATTACATCAACATCATGCTGGATGACAAACAGAACCATCTCCTCCAAATGGGAGTCATGTTGACCACAGCAACTCTGGTAGTGAGTGCCTTTGTTGTTGTGGCCGGAGTTTTTGGCATGAATATTCACATTGAGCTATTTGATCCAGATAAAGCTGGGATGACAGAGTTCCTCTGGACTGTTGGTGGTAGCACTGCAGGGACCATATTCTTGTATGTAGTTGCCATTGCCTGGTGTAAGCAGAAACGCTTGCTGGAGTAA
- the LOC108319934 gene encoding uncharacterized protein LOC108319934: MKNELGNLVESIKSKVRSLNLKKGRKPYVKMDKSASVKVEIRSRKARKLIEKTLKAADTHPR; this comes from the coding sequence atgAAGAATGAGCTGGGAAATCTGGTGGAGTCGATAAAGTCGAAGGTGAGATCTCTGAACCTGAAGAAAGGGAGAAAACCTTACGTAAAGATGGACAAGAGTGCGAGTGTCAAAGTTGAGATTCGCAGCAGAAAAGCTCGTAAGCTTATAGAGAAGACCTTGAAGGCTGCTGACACTCATCCTCGTTaa
- the LOC108319919 gene encoding uncharacterized protein LOC108319919, producing MGKREKEEKEEEKEKEKEKEKEKKKEKEKKQRYLLKTEPSEWSWEDQAANGGISNWDGVKNKQAQKYLKSMSLGDLCFFYHSGSKARRIVGVVSVVREWDGDAVDVKAVGEMRRPVDLKEMKHFKDFALLRQPRLSVVPVPDLIWDQICLLGGGYHGDTHGDSSP from the coding sequence AtgggaaagagagagaaagaggagaaagaggaagagaaagagaaagagaaggagaaagagaaggagaagaagaaagagaaggagaagaagcagAGGTATCTTTTGAAAACGGAACCGTCGGAGTGGTCGTGGGAGGACCAGGCGGCGAACGGAGGCATAAGCAATTGGGATGGGGTAAAGAACAAGCAGGCCCAGAAATACCTCAAGTCCATGTCCCTCGGCGACCTCTGCTTCTTCTACCACTCTGGTTCCAAGGCCCGCCGTATCGTTGGCGTTGTCTCCGTGGTCCGCGAGTGGGACGGTGATGCAGTGGACGTGAAGGCCGTGGGAGAGATGAGGAGGCCCGTGGACTTGAAGGAGATGAAGCATTTCAAGGATTTTGCTCTCCTCAGGCAACCCAGGCTCTCCGTTGTCCCTGTTCCAGACCTCATTTGGGACCAAATCTGTCTTTTGGGAGGCGGCTACCACGGCGACACCCACGGTGACTCTTCTCCCTGA
- the LOC108319918 gene encoding immune-associated nucleotide-binding protein 9 isoform X1 encodes MGSIDDLELTSSSSNEVRTVVLVGRTGDGKSATGNTILGRKVFNSRASSSGVSITCELGTAELDNGQRVNVIDTPGLFDLSSGSDYVRKEIVKCIDLAKDGIHAVILVFSVRTRFTEEQETALRTLQSLFGSKIVDYMIVVFTGGDDLEESKESLGDYLGLEPPKALEEILDLCENRVVLFDNKTKDEGKRSGQVQELLYFVNIVLSRNGGRPYTDELFTELKKRAMELHKEQRKVDSLKEEYSKDAISEFEKQMQQTCDDQLKRITEMVESKLSEATMKLKQQLDEEQAARLKAEEKAMLAQTRSDEEISRLRENHEKAHEELHKKAEGRCAKLACAIL; translated from the exons ATGGGTTCTATTGATGATTTGGAGCTCActtcttcctcatctaatgAGGTTCGGACAGTAGTTTTAGTTGGGCGAACTGGTGATGGCAAGAGTGCAACGGGTAATACCATTCTCGGAAGGAAGGTCTTCAATTCAAGGGCAAGCTCTTCTGGTGTATCCATCACATGTGAATTGGGGACAGCAGAACTAGATAACGGGCAGCGTGTTAATGTTATTGACACCCCAG GATTATTTGATTTGTCTTCTGGATCTGATTATGTTCGAAAGGAAATTGTCAAATGCATTGATTTGGCTAAGGATGGGATACATGCTGTCATTTTGGTGTTCTCGGTTAGAACACGCTTTACTGAGGAACAAGAAACTGCTCTAAGGACCTTGCAGTCATTATTTGGAAGCAAAATTGTAGATTACATGATTGTGGTCTTCACCGGAGGAGATGACTTGGAAGAAAGCAAAGAGAGCTTGGGGGATTATTTAGGTCTCGAACCTCCAAAGGCTTTAGAG GAAATTCTTGATCTGTGTGAGAATCGTGTTGTACTTTTTGATAACAAGACTAAGGATGAAGGGAAACGTTCTGGACAAGTTCAAGAACTTCTCTATTTTGTAAACATTGTTCTATCACGAAATGGTGGACGACCTTATACAGATGAGTTGTTTACAGAACTGAAG AAGCGAGCAATGGAGCTGCATAAGGAACAAAGAAAGGTTGATTCTTTAAAAGAAGAATATTCTAAAGATGCAATATCAGAGTTTGAAAAGCAAATGCAGCAAACATGTGATGATCAATTAAAGCGAATTACAGAGATG GTTGAATCAAAATTGAGTGAGGCAACTATGAAGCTTAAGCAACAGTTAGATGAAGAGCAAGCTGCAAGACTTAAGGCTGAGGAGAAGGCAATGTTAGCTCAAACAAGATCAGATGAAGAAATAAGTAGACTAAGAGAAAATCATGAGAAGGCCCACGAGGAACTTCACAAGAAAGCTGAAGGTCGTTGTGCCAAGCTAGCTTGTGCCATTCTTTGA
- the LOC108319918 gene encoding immune-associated nucleotide-binding protein 9 isoform X2, translated as MGSIDDLELTSSSSNEVRTVVLVGRTGDGKSATGNTILGRKVFNSRASSSGVSITCELGTAELDNGQRVNVIDTPGLFDLSSGSDYVRKEIVKCIDLAKDGIHAVILVFSVRTRFTEEQETALRTLQSLFGSKIVDYMIVVFTGGDDLEESKESLGDYLGLEPPKALETKDEGKRSGQVQELLYFVNIVLSRNGGRPYTDELFTELKKRAMELHKEQRKVDSLKEEYSKDAISEFEKQMQQTCDDQLKRITEMVESKLSEATMKLKQQLDEEQAARLKAEEKAMLAQTRSDEEISRLRENHEKAHEELHKKAEGRCAKLACAIL; from the exons ATGGGTTCTATTGATGATTTGGAGCTCActtcttcctcatctaatgAGGTTCGGACAGTAGTTTTAGTTGGGCGAACTGGTGATGGCAAGAGTGCAACGGGTAATACCATTCTCGGAAGGAAGGTCTTCAATTCAAGGGCAAGCTCTTCTGGTGTATCCATCACATGTGAATTGGGGACAGCAGAACTAGATAACGGGCAGCGTGTTAATGTTATTGACACCCCAG GATTATTTGATTTGTCTTCTGGATCTGATTATGTTCGAAAGGAAATTGTCAAATGCATTGATTTGGCTAAGGATGGGATACATGCTGTCATTTTGGTGTTCTCGGTTAGAACACGCTTTACTGAGGAACAAGAAACTGCTCTAAGGACCTTGCAGTCATTATTTGGAAGCAAAATTGTAGATTACATGATTGTGGTCTTCACCGGAGGAGATGACTTGGAAGAAAGCAAAGAGAGCTTGGGGGATTATTTAGGTCTCGAACCTCCAAAGGCTTTAGAG ACTAAGGATGAAGGGAAACGTTCTGGACAAGTTCAAGAACTTCTCTATTTTGTAAACATTGTTCTATCACGAAATGGTGGACGACCTTATACAGATGAGTTGTTTACAGAACTGAAG AAGCGAGCAATGGAGCTGCATAAGGAACAAAGAAAGGTTGATTCTTTAAAAGAAGAATATTCTAAAGATGCAATATCAGAGTTTGAAAAGCAAATGCAGCAAACATGTGATGATCAATTAAAGCGAATTACAGAGATG GTTGAATCAAAATTGAGTGAGGCAACTATGAAGCTTAAGCAACAGTTAGATGAAGAGCAAGCTGCAAGACTTAAGGCTGAGGAGAAGGCAATGTTAGCTCAAACAAGATCAGATGAAGAAATAAGTAGACTAAGAGAAAATCATGAGAAGGCCCACGAGGAACTTCACAAGAAAGCTGAAGGTCGTTGTGCCAAGCTAGCTTGTGCCATTCTTTGA
- the LOC108319900 gene encoding uncharacterized protein LOC108319900 has protein sequence MSYYNPHQQSPVGVPPPQGSSSVPIPSFYIHSLFLIHILILFFLRLSAGGTRKGRISTARIPASRIPAARIPASRISPTARLSSALPCPGLSSAALRSSIRSASAPAATKFTELWLLGRLFGCSLLLLPIGCVLLR, from the exons ATGAGTTATTATAATCCGCATCAGCAATCACCCGTCGGAGTTCCACCACCGCAAGGTTCCTCCTCCGTTCCGATTCCTTCCTTCTATATTCATTCCCTCTTTCTAATTCACATtctcattcttttctttctcagGTTATCCGCCGGAGGGACAAGGAAAGGAAGGATATCCACCGCCCGGATACCCGCCTCCCGGATACCCGCCGCCCGGATACCCGCCTCCCGGATATCCCCCACAGCAAGGCTATCCTCCGCCCTACCCTGCCCAGGGCTATCCTCCGCCGCCCTACGCTCCTCAATACGCTCCGCCTCCGCCCCCGCAGCAACAAAATTCACAGAACTCTGGTTGCTTGGAAGGCTG TTTGGCTGCTCTCTGCTGCTGTTGCCTATTGGATGCGTGCTTCTGAGATGA
- the LOC128194340 gene encoding uncharacterized protein LOC128194340 has translation MDTSGQQSTKQLKEHLQHHQEPFSLQSYLIERSYMFNNNLSYESTNIHHLSSAKNLKSSIKYDLHKIRKRLLHATGILRSLLFKFIPTEDSQFSNWVEEDNNDLYYVHEYLTAHTQPTQQTSSLKTLAMSHHFTKNDAPHHKVLPANMFQTFTLPKLKRSEVDAGTEPYWIRSKENSQQCSRGPKWKASLPNAVCHLKSSDEQVTAVPTLSQKLVRDYVRKLAASSNILKLRRAKKDKLQEMVETASLCGRIRRSLAKREQLRFDRVEKDKGFHENEGKSVSSKAVAEAEGFQSIIHEHFNVLEKQYREAKRIRHLLHAESCVISEEWKSFQILNLEICMEIGDSITDDIVSEIIDFF, from the exons ATGGACACTTCTGGCCAACAATCTACAAAACAGCTAAAAGAACACCTCCAACATCACCAAGAGCCTTTTTCGTTGCAGAGTTACCTCATCGAAAGAAGTTACATGTTCAACAACAACCTCAGCTATGAGAGTACCAACATTCACCACCTTTCTTCAGCCAAGAATCTGAAATCGTCCATCAAGTATGATTTACACAAGATAAGGAAACGGCTATTACATGCTACAGGGATACTGAGATCACTACTATTCAAGTTCATTCCCACAGAAGACAGCCAGTTCTCAAACTGGGTAGAAGAGGACAACAATGATCTGTATTATGTGCATGAATATTTAACAGCACACACTCAGCCAACTCAACAAACAAGTTCACTGAAAACATTGGCTATGTCTCATCATTTTACTAAAAACGATGCTCCTCACCACAAGGTTTTGCCGGCGAATATGTTTCAGACATTCACACTCCCCAAATTAAAAAGATCAGAG GTTGACGCAGGAACCGAACCATATTGGATAAGGTCAAAGGAGAATAGCCAGCAGTGTAGTAGAGGACCAAAATGGAAAGCATCATTACCAAATGCAG TGTGCCACTTAAAAAGTTCAGATGAGCAGGTAACAGCTGTTCCAACTTTGTCCCAGAAACTTGTTAGAGACTATGTAAGAAAGCTAGCGGCGAgctcaaatattttgaaattgagaCGTGCAAAAAAAGACAAACTACAGGAGATGGTTGAGACGGCTTCTTTGTGCGGAAGAATCAGAAGGAGCCTGGCAAAGAGGGAGCAGCTACGGTTTGACCGTGTAGAAAAAGACAAAGGGTTTCATGAAAATGAAGGTAAAAGTGTGTCAAGCAAAGCAGTTGCAGAAGCTGAGGGGTTTCAGAGTATCATACACGAGCATTTTAACGTGTTGGAGAAACAATACAGAGAAGCTAAAAGGATCAGGCACCTGCTGCATGCAGAGTCCTGTGTGATATCAGAAGAGTGGAAAAGCTTCCAAATCTTAAATTTGGAGATATGCATGGAGATAGGAGATTCAATCACGGATGACATTGTAAGCGAAataattgatttcttttaa
- the LOC108319915 gene encoding probable zinc metallopeptidase EGY3, chloroplastic → MAVPMATLSALSSTALLNANTTINTSSRTICTFPLHSNTHTRLSFSFCSKRTSFTSAGSSVKDDQQTDSSSTTMVSVAPENDVDHDSGSLSDSDAGSDTQQEMDWKTDEEFKKFMGNPSIEAAIKLEKKRADRKLKQLDRETTNSNPLLGLFNTLVRDNLLREKEMLQKAEETFKALDLNQLKSCFGFDTFFATDVRRFGDGGIFIGNLRKPIDEVIPKLEKKLSDAAGRDVVVWFMEEKANDITKQACVVQPKAEMDLQFESTKLSTPLGYSSAILLAVTTFGTVALMSGFFLKPDATVDDYLANVVPLFGGFLFILGVSEITTRVTAARYGVKLSPSFLVPSNWTGCLGVINNYESLLPNKKALFDIPVARTASAYLTSLLLAIAAFVADGSFNGGDNALYIRPQFFYNNPLLSFIQYVIGPYTDDLGNVLPYAVEGVGVPVDPLSFAGLLGMVVTSLNLLPCGRLEGGRIAQAMFGRNTATLLSFATSLLLGIGGLSGSVLCLAWGLFATFFRGGEEIPAKDEITPLGESRYAWGVILGLICFLTLFPNGGGTFSSSFLSGPFFRGDM, encoded by the exons ATGGCAGTGCCAATGGCAACTCTTTCTGCTCTTTCCTCCACTGCTCTTCTCAACGCCAACACAACCATAAACACCAGCAGCAGGACCATCTGCACTTTCCCACTACATTCCAACACCCACACCcgtctctctttttctttctgctcCAAACGCACTTCCTTCACCAGCGCCGGCTCCTCCGTCAAAGACGACCAACAAACTGACTCCTCCTCTACTACCATGGTTTCCGTTGCTCCTGAAAACGACGTGGACCATGATTCTGGTTCTTTGTCTGATTCGGATGCCGGTTCTGACACCCAACAGGAAATGGACTGGAAGACCGACGAGGAGTTTAAGAAGTTCATGGGCAACCCTTCCATCGAGGCCGCCATAAAGCTTGAGAAGAAGAGAGCTGATAGAAAGCTCAAGCAACTTGACAGGGAAACCACCAACTCTAACCCCCTTTTGGGCCTTTTCAACACCTTAGTTCGTGACAACCTGCTCAGGGAAAAGGAGATGCTGCAAAAGGCCGAGGAAACTTTCAAGGCTCTTGATCTTAACCAG TTAAAGAGTTGCTTTGGGTTTGACACCTTCTTTGCAACCGATGTTCGAAGATTTGGAGATGGAGGCATTTTCATTGGCAATTTAAGGAAACCCATCGATGAGGTCATTCCCAAGTTAGAGAAAAAGCTCTCCGATGCAGCAGGACGAGATGTCGTCGTCTGGTTCATGGAAGAAAAAGCAAATGACATTACCAAACAG GCTTGTGTTGTACAACCCAAAGCAGAAATGGATCTCCAATTTGAGTCAACTAAGCTGAGTACTCCTTTGGGCTATTCTAGTGCAATTTTATTAGCTGTTACTACCTTTGGAACAGTTGCTCTGATGAGTGGCTTCTTCCTTAAACCTGATGCTACAGTCGATGACTATCTGGCTAATGTTGTGCCTCTATTTGGTGGCTTCTTATTTATTCTGGGAGTTTCAGAG ATAACTACCAGGGTAACAGCAGCCCGTTATGGTGTTAAGCTTAGCCCTTCCTTCCTGGTGCCATCAAATTGGACTGGCTGCTTGGGAGTGATAAACAATTATGAATCTCTACTCCCAAACAAGAAAGCTCTTTTTGACATTCCTGTAGCCCGTACTGCTAGTGCATATTTAACTTCATTACTGCTTGCTATTGCTGCGTTTGTGGCTGATGGAAGCTTTAATGGGGGTGATAATGCATT GTACATACGGCCTCAATTTTTCTATAACAACCCTTTGCTTTCTTTCATCCAATACGTTATTGGACCTTACACAGACGATCTTGGAAATGTACTACCTTATGCCGTGGAAGGTGTTGGAGTTCCTGTTGATCCGCTTTCATTTGCTGGGCTTTTAG GGATGGTGGTGACTTCTTTGAACTTGTTGCCATGTGGGAGGCTAGAAGGAGGACGCATTGCTCAAGCCATGTTTGGAAGAAACACTGCTACTCTCTTATCTTTTGCCACTTCATTGTTACTCGGTATTGGTGGCCTCAGTGGCAGTGTTCTGTGCCTGGCATGGGGATTGTTTGCAACCTTCTTTCGGGGTGGAGAGGAAATACCCGCAAAAGACGAAATCACCCCTCTAGGAGAAAGCAGATACGCTTGGGGCGTCATCCTTGGCCTCATCTGTTTCCTCACACTTTTCCCCAATGGCGGCGGCACATTCTCCTCATCATTCCTCAGTGGTCCATTTTTCAGGGGTGACatgtaa
- the LOC108319929 gene encoding protein SOB FIVE-LIKE 5 encodes MNALASSQCSSGCESGWTLYLEQSVQLNHNAFSHASSQFDGEDNDEYKDKKAKKEEAEEEDLSMVSDASSGPPHLPDAQDNGSFYSASKAAKLGKRSKKRQKVKEYQHLPSFLDDTASSSVFDFSMNNVTVTNQQTSTESMLDYSQGFSATYYEERSSLQDQFGFLEPSLSENGVENNKQMLLLYTGQSS; translated from the exons ATGAATGCATTGGCATCATCACAATGCAGCAGCGGGTGTGAGTCTGGTTGGACTCTATACCTGGAGCAATCTGTCCAGCTGAATCACAATGCCTTTTCACATGCAAGTTCCCAGTTTGATGGTGAAGATAACGACGAATACAAAGACAAGAAAGCCAAAAAGGAGGAGGCTGAGGAAGAGGACCTGTCCATGGTCTCTGATGCTTCTTCTGGGCCTCCACACTTGCCAGATGCACAAGATAATGGCAGCTTTTACTCTGCATCTAAGGCAGCAAAACTTGGCAAGAGAAGTAAGAAGAGGCAGAAGGTTAAGGAATACCAACaccttccttcttttcttgatgACACTGCTAGCTCTTCTGTCTTTGATTTCTCCATG AACAATGTCACAGTGACCAACCAACAAACTTCCACAGAGAGCATGCTAGATTACTCACAAGGTTTCTCTGCTACTTATTATGAG GAGAGATCCTCGTTGCAAGACCAGTTCGGCTTTTTAGAACCATCCCTGTCAGAAAATGGAGTTGAAAACAACAAGCAAATGCTTCTTCTGTACACTGGCCAATCTTCATGA
- the LOC108319925 gene encoding 40S ribosomal protein S20-2 produces the protein MAYAAMKPTKPGLEDTEEQIHKIRITLSSKNVKNLEKVCADLVRGARDKRLRVKGPVRMPTKVLHITTRKSPCGEGTNTWDRFELRVHKRVIDLYSSPDVVKQITSITIEPGVEVEVTIADA, from the exons ATGGCGTACGCTGCAATGAAGCCCACTAAACCCGGTTTGGAGGACACTGAGGAACAGATCCATAAGATCAGGATCACCCTTTCCTCTAAGAACGTCAAGAATCTCGAAAAGG TTTGCGCCGACCTTGTTCGTGGCGCCAGGGACAAGCGCCTCAGGGTCAAGGGACCTGTTAGGATGCCAACCAAAGTTCTTCACATCACCACCAGGAAATCCCCGTGCGGTGAAG GCACCAACACATGGGACAGATTTGAGCTGCGTGTTCACAAGAGGGTCATTGACCTCTACAGTTCCCCAGATGTGGTCAAGCAGATTACCTCAATCACAATTGAACCCGGTGTAGAGGTTGAGGTGACCATTGCCGATGCTTGA